In a single window of the Acidimicrobiales bacterium genome:
- a CDS encoding response regulator transcription factor — MTDRKARVLVVEDDGPIRSALDVSLRGEGYEVRAESDGTRLAEVAEGFRPDLAVLDVRLPAGPDGYAMGRILRASSDLPVLFLTAADSIDDRLAGFEAGADDYMAKPFSMAELLARVEALLRRAGRLASAVRQVGDVVIDEGARVATRNGERLDLTHTEYELLAMLARHPGQVLSKTQLLTHVWGFEAYGRNVVEVHMSALRKKLEANGARIVHTVRGAGYVLRSP, encoded by the coding sequence GTGACGGATCGAAAGGCGCGGGTTCTGGTGGTGGAGGACGACGGCCCGATCCGTTCGGCCCTCGACGTTTCCTTACGAGGCGAGGGCTACGAGGTGCGGGCCGAGTCCGACGGCACCCGGCTGGCCGAGGTTGCCGAGGGCTTCCGGCCCGACCTGGCCGTGCTCGACGTGCGCCTCCCTGCCGGCCCCGACGGCTACGCCATGGGCCGCATCCTGCGGGCGTCGAGCGACCTGCCCGTGTTGTTCCTCACCGCCGCCGACAGTATCGACGACCGCCTGGCCGGCTTCGAGGCGGGCGCCGACGACTACATGGCGAAGCCGTTCTCCATGGCCGAGCTGCTGGCCCGCGTCGAGGCGCTCCTGCGCCGGGCCGGGCGGCTGGCGTCGGCCGTCCGCCAGGTGGGCGACGTGGTGATCGACGAGGGCGCCCGGGTGGCGACGCGCAACGGCGAGAGGCTCGATCTCACCCACACCGAGTACGAGCTGCTGGCCATGCTGGCCAGGCATCCCGGGCAGGTCCTCTCCAAGACCCAGCTCCTGACCCACGTGTGGGGGTTCGAGGCCTACGGCAGAAACGTGGTGGAGGTCCACATGAGCGCGCTGCGCAAGAAGCTGGAGGCCAACGGGGCCCGGATCGTCCACACGGTCCGGGGCGCCGGCTACGTGCTGCGCTCGCCGTGA